From a single Gracilimonas sp. genomic region:
- the wecB gene encoding UDP-N-acetylglucosamine 2-epimerase (non-hydrolyzing) produces MKKIISIVGARPQFIKLSALTKELNKKYNEVIVHTGQHYDNNMSEVFFEELGIQVPKYNLNIGSGLHGEQTGKMMGAIEEVIHKEEPDLVITFGDTNSTLAGAIVAAKLGVVTIHIEAGLRSFNKAMPEEINRVLTDHASDYLFAPTQEAVSHLEREGLGEKTVLTGDIMVDTVLNNVKIAAETSNIIEKYNLHSSGYYLATLHRPYNVDDPQILSLTLEQLNLLDKKVLFPMHPRTQKSISDSIISVGDNIEIIEPAGYLDFLQLMSNSYKIITDSGGIQKEAYILEKPCITLRSETEWTETVDAGWNLLINIAETSDFHRQIIGFSPKEYHPDLYGINVGSRMAREIENILS; encoded by the coding sequence TTGAAGAAAATCATTTCCATAGTTGGAGCTCGTCCGCAGTTTATCAAGCTTTCGGCTTTAACCAAAGAGCTGAACAAAAAGTATAATGAAGTCATAGTCCATACAGGTCAGCATTATGACAACAATATGTCTGAAGTATTTTTTGAAGAATTAGGTATTCAAGTGCCTAAGTATAATCTGAATATCGGCTCTGGCTTGCATGGTGAACAGACAGGGAAAATGATGGGCGCTATTGAAGAGGTTATTCATAAAGAGGAGCCCGACCTGGTTATTACCTTTGGGGATACTAATTCAACCCTGGCCGGTGCTATAGTAGCGGCAAAACTTGGAGTAGTAACGATACATATAGAAGCCGGATTGAGAAGTTTCAATAAGGCTATGCCTGAAGAAATCAACCGAGTGCTGACCGATCATGCGTCAGACTATTTGTTTGCGCCCACTCAAGAAGCAGTTAGCCATCTTGAAAGAGAAGGTTTGGGCGAAAAGACGGTTCTTACCGGGGATATTATGGTAGATACGGTATTGAATAATGTTAAAATAGCTGCGGAAACTTCGAATATTATTGAAAAGTATAATTTACACTCCAGCGGTTACTACCTTGCCACCCTGCATCGGCCATACAATGTGGATGATCCCCAAATACTCTCATTGACTTTAGAACAGCTGAACCTATTAGATAAAAAGGTTCTGTTTCCGATGCATCCAAGGACGCAAAAGTCTATCAGCGATTCTATTATTTCAGTAGGTGATAACATAGAAATTATTGAGCCGGCGGGTTATTTAGACTTTTTGCAACTGATGAGCAACAGTTATAAGATTATTACTGATTCGGGGGGGATTCAAAAAGAAGCATACATTCTTGAAAAACCTTGTATCACGCTAAGATCTGAAACCGAATGGACAGAAACAGTTGATGCCGGTTGGAATTTGTTAATTAATATTGCAGAAACCAGTGATTTTCACCGTCAAATAATCGGTTTTAGTCCCAAAGAGTATCATCCTGACCTTTATGGAATTAATGTAGGGAGCAGGATGGCAAGAGAAATTGAAAACATACTATCTTAG
- a CDS encoding glycosyltransferase family 2 protein, with the protein MEEEKNHTEDYTISGELPSVTVGIPVLNEEDHIERVISGFQSTEYPNLIEILVADGGSSDRTQEIVNKMSEGDSRIKLMQNPEKYQSFALNRMIEEAKGDIFVRADGHCLYQEDYLEKNIKVFLTTKSKNVGGSQRYVASNRAQAGTTLAVKSFLGNGGAKYMNENYTGYADTVFLGCFWTKDLRQIGGFSTKNITNQDSELNLRFIEKYGEESIYISPEIKSWYYPRSTYLGLFKQYFRYGRGRLLTKLLHPKSSPIRGLIPFMFICGLMIYGLLDFFLEQDLYFFIFLLFLIVVLLGESMRVVTKHKDNFIKENWTGESPSPGLLSLWLHSMGSILVMQVGHFSGFLYQLIRKFLFRVKGW; encoded by the coding sequence ATCGAAGAAGAAAAGAATCATACTGAAGATTACACAATCTCTGGTGAGCTACCATCGGTAACGGTAGGAATACCGGTACTGAATGAAGAAGATCATATCGAGAGAGTCATATCAGGTTTCCAATCAACCGAATATCCTAATTTGATTGAAATATTAGTCGCCGATGGAGGGAGTTCCGACCGAACACAGGAAATTGTTAATAAAATGTCGGAAGGCGACAGTAGAATAAAATTGATGCAGAATCCAGAAAAGTATCAATCTTTTGCTCTTAATAGAATGATTGAGGAAGCAAAAGGAGATATTTTTGTTCGTGCTGATGGTCACTGTTTATATCAGGAAGATTATCTTGAAAAAAACATCAAGGTATTTCTAACTACCAAGTCAAAAAATGTGGGGGGCTCCCAGCGATATGTAGCTTCCAATAGAGCACAGGCCGGTACTACGCTGGCAGTGAAAAGTTTTTTGGGGAATGGTGGGGCAAAGTATATGAATGAAAATTATACAGGATATGCTGATACTGTTTTTCTTGGATGTTTTTGGACAAAAGACCTCAGGCAAATTGGTGGGTTTAGCACTAAAAACATTACCAATCAGGACTCGGAGCTTAATCTTAGGTTTATTGAAAAGTATGGAGAAGAGAGTATCTATATAAGTCCGGAAATAAAAAGCTGGTATTATCCGAGAAGTACATATTTGGGTTTATTTAAACAATACTTTAGGTATGGAAGGGGACGACTACTTACAAAGCTGTTACATCCTAAGAGCTCTCCTATCCGTGGATTGATCCCCTTTATGTTTATCTGTGGTTTGATGATTTATGGTTTGTTAGACTTTTTTTTAGAACAAGATCTATATTTTTTCATTTTCCTTTTGTTTCTCATCGTTGTACTGTTGGGAGAGTCAATGAGAGTGGTAACTAAGCACAAAGACAATTTTATTAAGGAAAATTGGACCGGAGAATCCCCCTCGCCGGGACTGCTGTCTTTATGGTTACACTCTATGGGCAGCATATTAGTAATGCAGGTAGGTCATTTTAGCGGGTTTCTATATCAATTGATCCGCAAATTCTTATTTCGAGTCAAGGGCTGGTAA
- a CDS encoding O-antigen ligase family protein, which translates to MLTIDRLFNGVVLVAPLVVGALFTGVFLVAEDGSSVLPITFFQIALIFSLVIFLAKKLIHGDVTIDVYGLEVLYALFVGLIFLSIVYTPDREEALFYVFRFIALIIMTYIVYGSINSFEQLKKICFIIIGAALLVGAYNLLQVYINPEIAAFNYAGQGQKLMRSSGGALDPNIFASNYFLPIMILMGFFSKEKSFFKRLVLFGFIGLLIGSVLLTYSRSSWVAIAIGTFVIIYYTKNYRILVYMMVAFLIAIAVSETVRQLAFSFLERFINIFAGSSEDSSKYRILLGVTAIYMILDSYLMGVGFQGFSTVFKTYHPPETTLGIYQPHNQFYSVFAELGIIGFILFIGILYVIWKTSTQTINDMPKGSSKRIISVSLFATFIAYLVFYNFLGGMYYNSILFIVIGLIFVSNKFIETSASTQTNLETT; encoded by the coding sequence GCGCCGCTTGTTGTAGGGGCTTTATTTACCGGCGTTTTTCTTGTGGCAGAGGACGGTAGTTCTGTGTTACCCATTACGTTTTTTCAAATTGCTCTCATCTTTTCATTGGTAATTTTTTTGGCAAAAAAGCTTATTCATGGAGACGTTACTATAGATGTTTATGGTCTTGAGGTTCTGTATGCGCTTTTTGTCGGTCTGATTTTTTTATCTATAGTTTATACCCCTGATCGGGAAGAAGCACTGTTTTACGTTTTCAGGTTTATTGCGTTGATAATAATGACATACATAGTTTATGGAAGCATCAACTCCTTTGAACAGCTTAAGAAAATATGCTTCATAATTATAGGAGCGGCTTTATTGGTTGGAGCCTATAATCTATTACAAGTCTATATAAACCCTGAAATAGCAGCCTTTAATTATGCCGGTCAGGGGCAGAAATTAATGCGTTCTTCTGGCGGTGCACTGGACCCTAATATTTTTGCAAGCAACTACTTCCTGCCTATAATGATTTTGATGGGCTTTTTTAGTAAAGAAAAATCATTTTTTAAAAGATTGGTTCTATTCGGGTTCATAGGTTTATTGATAGGCTCTGTATTACTAACCTATTCAAGAAGTTCTTGGGTAGCCATTGCTATCGGGACGTTTGTGATAATTTATTACACAAAGAACTACCGCATTTTAGTGTATATGATGGTAGCGTTTTTAATTGCAATAGCAGTAAGCGAGACAGTGCGACAGTTGGCTTTCAGTTTTTTAGAAAGATTTATAAATATTTTTGCCGGTTCTTCTGAAGACTCTTCAAAATACAGAATCTTACTTGGTGTAACAGCGATTTATATGATTTTGGACAGTTATTTAATGGGGGTTGGTTTTCAGGGATTTTCAACCGTTTTCAAAACTTATCATCCGCCAGAAACAACATTAGGTATTTATCAGCCACATAATCAATTTTATTCAGTTTTTGCAGAACTTGGGATCATTGGATTTATACTATTTATTGGCATTCTTTATGTGATATGGAAGACATCGACTCAAACAATAAATGATATGCCAAAAGGGTCAAGTAAAAGGATTATATCAGTTTCACTTTTTGCTACTTTCATTGCTTATCTTGTCTTTTACAACTTTTTGGGGGGTATGTATTATAACAGTATCCTTTTTATAGTAATTGGATTAATATTTGTATCAAATAAATTCATCGAAACTTCGGCAAGCACACAAACGAATTTAGAAACAACTTAG